From a single Apium graveolens cultivar Ventura chromosome 2, ASM990537v1, whole genome shotgun sequence genomic region:
- the LOC141707128 gene encoding G-type lectin S-receptor-like serine/threonine-protein kinase At4g27290 isoform X1, producing the protein MQKMKGFAVLLFCTILFSTYMFSASLDTIRLHETIRDGETITSARGEFQLGFFSSGGSKNRYLGIWYKKISYGTVVWVANRDTPLTNSMGVVKVDGNKIILLASNESGTVVWSSNKSRSSVKNPTAQLLDTGNLVLRDEDDMAEENFIWQSFDYPVNTLLPGMKFGLDLVTGIDRYFTSWKSLDDPSAGSYTNRLDNTGYPQLLLWKGSVLWSRTGPWVGSQFSGSPNTNPNGIYSEIFVFNEKEIFYKFDLVNKNSSAIIRYILNPTGVSDILLWNAQNQNWMVLVTLQVTDCDRYRLCGANGICNINNSPRCECLSGFAPQFPNKWNTLDWSKGCVRRISLDCGTGEGFVKHSGLKLPDTRYAWYHMKINLEECKKLCLKNCSCTAYAKADIRKGGRGCFLWFNDLIDIRGYTEVGPDIYIRMAASELVFFLLSGCTEEARGTRLHRKVRIIVVSLILFVLLAVMSVFILKKKKLKRKERLKFSSESIALTKIESEELELPLISFDIIEKATNSFSHNNKLGEGGFGPVYKGILDNGQEIAVKRLSKNSGQGLEEFKNEVSCIAKLQHRNLVALLGCCVEHGERILIYEYMPHKSLDFFIFDEETAKSMDWAKRYNIIIGIARGLLYLHQDSKLRIIHRDLKAGNILLDHEMNPKISDFGLARSFEGSITEANTSRVVGTYGYMSPEYAIDGLFSVKSDVYSFGVLLIEIVSGMRNRLFSHPDHSLNLIGHAWIKYKENKLLELVDGVILESSNHHEVFRVIQIGLLCVQEDPVERPAMSQVVLMLSSKMKLPHPKQPGFFTERKIRAGDHICSSSTLSSSNDLTITADLPR; encoded by the exons ATGCAAAAGATGAAAGGATTTGCTGTTCTTTTGTTTTGCACCATCTTGTTCTCTACCTACATGTTTTCTGCATCATTAGACACCATTAGACTACATGAAACCATTAGAGATGGTGAAACCATTACATCTGCTCGTGGAGAATTCCAACTGGGGTTTTTTAGCTCCGGGGGGTCCAAGAATCGATATTTAGGTATTTGGTACAAGAAAATATCATATGGGACAGTTGTATGGGTAGCTAACAGGGACACTCCACTGACGAATTCCATGGGTGTGGTAAAAGTCGATGGCAATAAAATAATATTGCTCGCCAGTAATGAAAGTGGCACAGTAGTTTGGTCATCGAATAAGTCCAGATCATCTGTCAAGAACCCTACTGCACAACTACTAGATACCGGGAATTTGGTTTTAAGAGATGAGGATGACATGGCCGAAGAAAATTTTATTTGGCAGAGTTTTGATTATCCAGTAAACACTTTGCTACCAGGCATGAAGTTTGGTTTAGATTTAGTTACTGGCATAGACAGATACTTCACATCATGGAAAAGTCTCGATGATCCATCTGCAGGTAGTTATACCAACCGACTTGATAATACCGGTTATCCACAGTTGCTTTTGTGGAAAGGTTCAGTACTTTGGTCCAGGACTGGCCCATGGGTGGGTTCTCAGTTCAGTGGTAGTCCTAATACTAATCCGAATGGAATTTATTCAGAGATATTTGTATTCAATGAGAAGGAGATATTTTATAAGTTTGATCTCGTAAATAAAAATTCTTCCGCCATTATAAGGTATATACTAAACCCCACTGGAGTCTCAGACATTTTGCTGTGGAATGCTCAAAATCAAAATTGGATGGTTTTGGTTACTTTACAGGTCACTGACTGTGATCGTTACAGATTGTGTGGTGCGAATGGCATTTGTAACATTAATAATTCACCAAGGTGTGAATGTTTAAGTGGATTTGCTCCTCAATTCCCAAATAAGTGGAATACACTAGATTGGTCTAAAGGTTGTGTGCGCAGAATATCATTAGATTGTGGGACTGGAGAAGGATTTGTGAAACACTCAGGTTTGAAGTTGCCTGACACGAGATATGCATGGTATCACATGAAAATAAACCTTGAGGAATGCAAAAAGTTGTGCTTAAAGAACTGCTCATGTACAGCATATGCGAAGGCAGACATTAGAAAAGGTGGACGTGGATGCTTCTTATGGTTTAATGACTTGATCGATATCAGAGGATACACCGAAGTTGGGCCAGATATCTACATACGAATGGCAGCATCTGAATTAG TTTTCTTTCTACTATCTGGCTGCACAGAGGAAGCACGGGGAACCAGATTACACAGGAAAGTACGGATCATCGTGGTCTCCTTAATACTATTTGTACTACTTGCTGTGATGTCTGTCTTCATATTAAAGAAGAAAAAGCTGAAGAGAAAAG AAAGGTTGAAATTCAGTTCGGAAAGTATTGCCCTAACCAAGATTGAGAGCGAAGAGTTGGAACTGCCACTAATTAGCTTTGATATTATTGAAAAGGCGACAAATTCGTTCTCCCACAACAATAAGCTTGGAGAGGGTGGTTTTGGACCTGTCTACAAG GGGATCTTGGATAATGGACAAGAGATAGCTGTGAAGAGGCTTTCGAAGAATTCAGGACAAGGACTAGAGGAATTCAAAAACGAAGTTTCATGTATAGCAAAACTTCAGCACAGAAATCTTGTGGCGCTTCTTGGTTGCTGCGTTGAACATGGGGAAAGGATTCTGATCTATGAGTACATGCCCCACAAAAGTTTAGATTTCTTCATATTTG ATGAAGAAACAGCAAAGTCAATGGACTGGGCAAAACGATACAACATAATAATTGGCATAGCTAGAGGACTACTTTACCTTCATCAGGATTCAAAACTAAGGATTATTCATCGAGATCTTAAAGCCGGAAATATATTACTTGATCATGAGATGAATCCAAAGATCTCAGACTTTGGCCTTGCCAGAAGTTTTGAAGGAAGTATAACTGAAGCAAATACATCAAGAGTTGTTGGGACGTA TGGTTACATGTCCCCTGAGTATGCTATTGATGGTCTATTCTCGGTTAAATCTGATGTATATAGCTTTGGTGTTTTACTCATAGAGATAGTGAGTGGAATGAGAAACAGATTGTTTAGCCATCCTGATCACAGCTTGAACCTTATTGGACAT GCGTGGATCAAATATAAAGAAAACAAGCTTTTGGAACTAGTTGATGGGGTGATACTGGAATCAAGTAACCATCACGAAGTCTTTCGAGTTATTCAGATTGGATTATTGTGCGTTCAAGAAGATCCAGTAGAAAGGCCAGCTatgtcacaggtggttctaatGTTGAGCAGTAAAATGAAACTCCCTCACCCTAAGCAACCTGGATTTTTCACAGAGAGAAAAATTCGTGCAGGCGATCATATATGCAGCAGCTCCACGTTGTCCTCATCCAACGACTTAACCATTACCGCAGACTTGCCACGATAG
- the LOC141707128 gene encoding G-type lectin S-receptor-like serine/threonine-protein kinase At4g27290 isoform X2 produces MQKMKGFAVLLFCTILFSTYMFSASLDTIRLHETIRDGETITSARGEFQLGFFSSGGSKNRYLGIWYKKISYGTVVWVANRDTPLTNSMGVVKVDGNKIILLASNESGTVVWSSNKSRSSVKNPTAQLLDTGNLVLRDEDDMAEENFIWQSFDYPVNTLLPGMKFGLDLVTGIDRYFTSWKSLDDPSAGSYTNRLDNTGYPQLLLWKGSVLWSRTGPWVGSQFSGSPNTNPNGIYSEIFVFNEKEIFYKFDLVNKNSSAIIRYILNPTGVSDILLWNAQNQNWMVLVTLQVTDCDRYRLCGANGICNINNSPRCECLSGFAPQFPNKWNTLDWSKGCVRRISLDCGTGEGFVKHSGLKLPDTRYAWYHMKINLEECKKLCLKNCSCTAYAKADIRKGGRGCFLWFNDLIDIRGYTEVGPDIYIRMAASELEEARGTRLHRKVRIIVVSLILFVLLAVMSVFILKKKKLKRKERLKFSSESIALTKIESEELELPLISFDIIEKATNSFSHNNKLGEGGFGPVYKGILDNGQEIAVKRLSKNSGQGLEEFKNEVSCIAKLQHRNLVALLGCCVEHGERILIYEYMPHKSLDFFIFDEETAKSMDWAKRYNIIIGIARGLLYLHQDSKLRIIHRDLKAGNILLDHEMNPKISDFGLARSFEGSITEANTSRVVGTYGYMSPEYAIDGLFSVKSDVYSFGVLLIEIVSGMRNRLFSHPDHSLNLIGHAWIKYKENKLLELVDGVILESSNHHEVFRVIQIGLLCVQEDPVERPAMSQVVLMLSSKMKLPHPKQPGFFTERKIRAGDHICSSSTLSSSNDLTITADLPR; encoded by the exons ATGCAAAAGATGAAAGGATTTGCTGTTCTTTTGTTTTGCACCATCTTGTTCTCTACCTACATGTTTTCTGCATCATTAGACACCATTAGACTACATGAAACCATTAGAGATGGTGAAACCATTACATCTGCTCGTGGAGAATTCCAACTGGGGTTTTTTAGCTCCGGGGGGTCCAAGAATCGATATTTAGGTATTTGGTACAAGAAAATATCATATGGGACAGTTGTATGGGTAGCTAACAGGGACACTCCACTGACGAATTCCATGGGTGTGGTAAAAGTCGATGGCAATAAAATAATATTGCTCGCCAGTAATGAAAGTGGCACAGTAGTTTGGTCATCGAATAAGTCCAGATCATCTGTCAAGAACCCTACTGCACAACTACTAGATACCGGGAATTTGGTTTTAAGAGATGAGGATGACATGGCCGAAGAAAATTTTATTTGGCAGAGTTTTGATTATCCAGTAAACACTTTGCTACCAGGCATGAAGTTTGGTTTAGATTTAGTTACTGGCATAGACAGATACTTCACATCATGGAAAAGTCTCGATGATCCATCTGCAGGTAGTTATACCAACCGACTTGATAATACCGGTTATCCACAGTTGCTTTTGTGGAAAGGTTCAGTACTTTGGTCCAGGACTGGCCCATGGGTGGGTTCTCAGTTCAGTGGTAGTCCTAATACTAATCCGAATGGAATTTATTCAGAGATATTTGTATTCAATGAGAAGGAGATATTTTATAAGTTTGATCTCGTAAATAAAAATTCTTCCGCCATTATAAGGTATATACTAAACCCCACTGGAGTCTCAGACATTTTGCTGTGGAATGCTCAAAATCAAAATTGGATGGTTTTGGTTACTTTACAGGTCACTGACTGTGATCGTTACAGATTGTGTGGTGCGAATGGCATTTGTAACATTAATAATTCACCAAGGTGTGAATGTTTAAGTGGATTTGCTCCTCAATTCCCAAATAAGTGGAATACACTAGATTGGTCTAAAGGTTGTGTGCGCAGAATATCATTAGATTGTGGGACTGGAGAAGGATTTGTGAAACACTCAGGTTTGAAGTTGCCTGACACGAGATATGCATGGTATCACATGAAAATAAACCTTGAGGAATGCAAAAAGTTGTGCTTAAAGAACTGCTCATGTACAGCATATGCGAAGGCAGACATTAGAAAAGGTGGACGTGGATGCTTCTTATGGTTTAATGACTTGATCGATATCAGAGGATACACCGAAGTTGGGCCAGATATCTACATACGAATGGCAGCATCTGAATTAG AGGAAGCACGGGGAACCAGATTACACAGGAAAGTACGGATCATCGTGGTCTCCTTAATACTATTTGTACTACTTGCTGTGATGTCTGTCTTCATATTAAAGAAGAAAAAGCTGAAGAGAAAAG AAAGGTTGAAATTCAGTTCGGAAAGTATTGCCCTAACCAAGATTGAGAGCGAAGAGTTGGAACTGCCACTAATTAGCTTTGATATTATTGAAAAGGCGACAAATTCGTTCTCCCACAACAATAAGCTTGGAGAGGGTGGTTTTGGACCTGTCTACAAG GGGATCTTGGATAATGGACAAGAGATAGCTGTGAAGAGGCTTTCGAAGAATTCAGGACAAGGACTAGAGGAATTCAAAAACGAAGTTTCATGTATAGCAAAACTTCAGCACAGAAATCTTGTGGCGCTTCTTGGTTGCTGCGTTGAACATGGGGAAAGGATTCTGATCTATGAGTACATGCCCCACAAAAGTTTAGATTTCTTCATATTTG ATGAAGAAACAGCAAAGTCAATGGACTGGGCAAAACGATACAACATAATAATTGGCATAGCTAGAGGACTACTTTACCTTCATCAGGATTCAAAACTAAGGATTATTCATCGAGATCTTAAAGCCGGAAATATATTACTTGATCATGAGATGAATCCAAAGATCTCAGACTTTGGCCTTGCCAGAAGTTTTGAAGGAAGTATAACTGAAGCAAATACATCAAGAGTTGTTGGGACGTA TGGTTACATGTCCCCTGAGTATGCTATTGATGGTCTATTCTCGGTTAAATCTGATGTATATAGCTTTGGTGTTTTACTCATAGAGATAGTGAGTGGAATGAGAAACAGATTGTTTAGCCATCCTGATCACAGCTTGAACCTTATTGGACAT GCGTGGATCAAATATAAAGAAAACAAGCTTTTGGAACTAGTTGATGGGGTGATACTGGAATCAAGTAACCATCACGAAGTCTTTCGAGTTATTCAGATTGGATTATTGTGCGTTCAAGAAGATCCAGTAGAAAGGCCAGCTatgtcacaggtggttctaatGTTGAGCAGTAAAATGAAACTCCCTCACCCTAAGCAACCTGGATTTTTCACAGAGAGAAAAATTCGTGCAGGCGATCATATATGCAGCAGCTCCACGTTGTCCTCATCCAACGACTTAACCATTACCGCAGACTTGCCACGATAG